In a single window of the Acyrthosiphon pisum isolate AL4f chromosome X, pea_aphid_22Mar2018_4r6ur, whole genome shotgun sequence genome:
- the LOC115034429 gene encoding disks large homolog 5-like produces MPRVEDYKALKKEYEDLHTTHSAAVEKMDMMKDEINQLKKQCNELFKERDIAFRERDASKQQCTAAIRRWNLTIQERDYLQETIHIVQQQHEEAVKEMKVAVAYSVKLNKELKELNEAHDADVKEYRLIMSERDSVHNDLEKLSKELSQAYNKNKSLENEIKSCRDEKKTLQLHFESLKRELSSALHDRDKALRECNNYQERFGEITAKNESQREFKSHLYYGLSREIENRKDSREKVASLDLFNSCQKERMDNLDQANQEIERLRKLADKYHNELEESLDEAEVSKRRRDWAFSERDKIVLERESIRILCDSLRKQRDDAVSKLARAIRDCDDIMKQKNDTAKELNVIKEKLEAQLEREVNSLQLQATCRYSQDSAIDTDHQDWDTEILNIDMGELGTNEDLGIDLLGGKDAPLCPNNNAIYISSINKGSVAARKLRVNDCILRVNSLDCTSISKELILETMQSLNSATLVVRRRKPAFPSRSIFTTQLEVNNYDHGISLETGIYINKITPGSMAAKDGNLDVGDRVLSINNITLDNVKDSREAMLLLYELGDILTITTIKSTYCAGNCGSRPNRDIYKKYINSTTQTDKSSNSIHQEPYQKPQYVQSRRMRTNVPEKPHRNPLSVNNSTSERDQEDGIAELDPVIDAFRPHPLPPTTTKYPSQHRKSKELDKISGTWPKARSIPVIEHGTGTIHHPRKNKERLPLSVLLNSSPSWSSQNNSKN; encoded by the exons ATGCCAAGGGTAGAAGATTATAAAGCTTTGAAAAAGGAATATGAAGATTTGCATACTACACATTCAGCAGCTGTTGAAAAAATGGACATGATGAAAGATGAAATTAATCaactaaaaaaacaatgtaatgaattatttaaagaacGGGATATAGCTTTCCGAGAAAGAGATGCTTCAAAACAGCAGTGTACAGCTGCTATACGTCGATGGAATTTAACAATTCAAGAACGTGATTATCTTCAAGAAACTATACATATAGTTCAACAACAACATGAAGAAGCAGTCAAAGAGATGAAAGTTGCCGTTGCTTATAGTGTAAAACTTAATAAGGAACTTAAAGAATTGAATGAAGCTCATGATGCTGATGTTAAAGAATATAGACTCATTATGAGTGAGCGTGATAGTGTTCATAATGATCTTGAAAAGCTCTCTAAAGAATTATCTCAagcttacaacaaaaataaatcattggaAAATGAAATCAAATCTTGtagagatgaaaaaaaaactctacAACTGCACTTTGAATCATTAAAACGTGAATTATCATCAGCATTGCATGATCGTGATAAAGCACTTAGAGAATGTAATAATTACCAGGAAAGATTTGGTGAGATAACAGCTAAAAATGAATCTCAAAGAGAATTTAAGAGCCACTTATATTATGGCTTAAGTAGagaaatagaaaatagaaaagaTTCACGAGAAAAAGTAGCTTCTTTAGATTTATTTAACTCTTGTCAAAAAGAACGTATGGATAATCTAGATCAAGCTAATCAGGAAATTGAACGTTTAAGAAAATTAGCTGATAAATATCATAATGAATTAGAAGAGTCTCTAGACGAAGCAGAGGTATCTAAAAGACGCCGTGATTGGGCTTTTAGTGAACGTGATAAAATTGTGTTGGAGCGTGAAAGTATACGAATCCTCTGTGACAGTTTAAGAAAACAGCGCGATGATGCTGTGAGCAAATTAGCGCGTGCTATTAGAGACTGTGATgatataatgaaacaaaaaaatgatactGCTAAAGAACTCAATGTTATTAA ggaAAAATTGGAAGCTCAATTAGAAAGAGAAGTTAATTCACTACAATTACAGGCTACATGTCGTTATAGTCAAGACTCTGCAATAGATACCGATCATCAAGACTGGGatacagaaatattaaatattgatatg gGTGAATTAGGGACAAATGAAGATTTAGGGATTGATTTACTTGGTGGAAAAGATGCTCCTTTGTGTCCCaacaataatgcaatttatataTCATCTATCAATAAAGGAAGTGTTGCAGCAAGGAAATTGAG AGTTAATGATTGTATTTTAAGAGTGAATAGCCTTGATTGTACATCAATTAGTAAGGAATTAATTTTGGAGACTATGCAATCATTAAACAGTGCTACTTTGGTTGTAAGACGAAGAAAGCCTGCTTTCCCATCTAGGAGTATTTTCACAACTCAACTCgaagtaaataattatgatcatGGAATCTCATTGGAAACtggtatatacattaataaaataacacctGGATCAATGGCTGCTAAAGATGGAAATTTAGATGTTGGTGATAGAGTATTAAGT attaacaACATAACATTAGATAATGTAAAAGATTCAAGAGAAGCTATGCTATTATTGTATGAACTTGGTGATATATTAACTATTACCACTATAAAATCTACATATTGTGCTGGAAATTGTGGTTCCCGTCCAAAtcgtgatatttataaaaaatatattaatagtacaACACAGACAGATAAATCTAGTAATTCAATACATCAAGAACCTTATCAAAAACCTCAATATGTTCAGTCAAGAAGAATGAGGACTAATGTACCAGAAAAACCTCATAGAAATCCATTATCTGTCAATAATTCTACCTCTGAACGAGATCAAGAAGATGGTATAGCAGAATTAGATCCTGTAATTGATGCTTTTAGACCACATCCTTTACCCCCCACTACTACTAAATATCcaag tcaaCATAGAAAATCTAAGGAATTAGACAAGATAAGTGGCACTTGGCCAAAAGCAAGAAGTATTCCTGTAATTGAACATGGAACTGGTACAATACATCATCCTCGTAAAAATAAAGAACGTTTACCATTATCCGTACTTTTAAATAGTTCTCCGTCTTGGTcatctcaaaataattcaaaaaactgA